CAAACGCTCGTGCAGCGCGGTGTCGCCGAGCAATGCGAAGGCCATGCACACGGTCCAGAAGCTCAGCGGCCACGTGATGGGCAACCCTGGGCTGAAGGGGTCGCGAACCGTAACGTACGCAAGCAAGACGAACAGCCCCGCCGCCGCTGTCAGATGAAACAGGCATTCCGCGCGCACAATGGCGGCGCGGATGCGGGGCAATTGTGCCGCCAGGCCCGCCAGAAGCAGTCCCACGAGCGGAATTGCCGCCACCATTGCGCTCGCCGTGTTCTCGGCAACGAACGGAGTGCTCCGGAACAATATCCAGAACGCATGCATGGGAATGAGGACGAATACCTCGCCCCACGCAAACAGGCGTGCGGCTCGCAGGGAAAATGGGAAAGCGATTGGCTGGTTCGGTGGCTTGAATCCGTACGTACTCATGGTACCTCTCGGGCAGGCGTCGTCCACGATTGGGCGGGACCATCCGCGCAAATGTGCTTGATCCGCCCGGTACATTAGCATACCCGAGGCCGGAATGCGTACCGGCGCGGGAAGGCGGGCCCGTTCCGCCACTTCTGTTCGAAGGGTAAGAAGGGTGGGGTAGGGGGGAAGGTGGGAAGGTGCGAAGGGCGGGAGGGGGATCGTTCATTCGGGTAGGGTCTTGTCTTCGCCAGTTTTCTTTGGCTGCGGGCTGGATGGTTGAGCGGCACGGAGAGCCTCTATGCGTTTCTGCTGGGCGGTGGAGGCTTGACGTCGGGGACGTGTGTATTTCTCTCCCTGGTGACTCGTCTGCTGGAGATGTCCGATGAAGTTCGAGAGCATCCCGCTGACACGGCGCGCCCGGTCAAGCAATCGAAGGTAGTCCGCTTCGTCTATGTAGTTCTGGTCGCGCGCCACGTGCAATTGTGCGCGAATCTCGCCGCTCGAACCTTTGGCGATGTACAGGAATTGAACGAACTCATTCTTGGCGCCGCGTTCAAATCCCTCGGCGATATTGGACATGATGGACACCGCGGCCCGCCGAATCTGCTCGCGGAGATCGTGATCGCCCCTCCAGCCTTCTTTGCGCGTCTGCGCATAAACGTCGTTTGCCAATTCCCGCGCCCGCTGGTATACGTGCAGGTCTTCGAACGACTGCGCTACGTTGCGCTTCCCCGCCTCTTGAGTCCCCTTCTCACCCTTCTCACCCTTTTCCATCTCGTTCGTCCCCTTCCCACTCTTCCCACCCTTGGTGCGCCCTCGCCTTCCCGGCCCGCATCTCGATGCGCTTAATCCCGGCCCCGGTTGACCCCGGAAACTGACCACACTCATAGAGTAATGCAGTAATGGGTATAGATCAAGAATCTGACTTGATGCAGGCAGTTCTCAGCGGCGGCCAGGCGCGTTCTTTGGGGCGCCGCCCCCCGCTGTCTGTAAGAGCCCCTCTTCGGCTAAGATGTCTTGCGATGAGCAATTGCGCCAGCGGCTTCGCGGCCCAGGCGGAACCTGCAGGAGGTAATCGTCATGCTTAAGCCCGTGTTTCTGCTTATGGCTGTCCTCTCCGCATTTGGTGCGGCCTCCGCCGTGGGGGAACTGCCCATTCCCGAGAATGCTCTATGGGAACCCATCGTGGATGAGGTGTACCTGCAGGAAGTAGGCAGCCTCATCGAGACGAGCAGCCCCCTGAATGCCGTGGCGGTATTCCAGGGCAAGGCCTATGTGGGCGATATGCAAGGTGTGGCCGTTGTCGACGGGGAAACGCTTAAGCGTCTCGATGTTCCGCTCGGCAACGTCACGCGGCTCAGGGTGCTCAACGATGCCCTGTGGGCTGCGTCGCCCAAGGGCTTGCTCACGTTTGACGGCGCGGCGTGGTCGCTCGCGGCGGACATGCCGGTAACGGACATGTGCCTGCGCAATGGGCACGTGGCCTTTGCCTCGGGGACGGCGCTGTACACGATTGACGGCGCCAGTGCAGTCCCGCTGGCGGAGAACAGCCCCACCGAACTGCTCGGGATCGCACCATACAGCGGGACGATCTACGTCCATGACGGCAGGCGGGTAGGCCTCCTGGAACGCGGGAAGGTCGTCTACGACGAAATCACCGACTGGGGTTCGCTCGAACATGGTTGCTCGATCCGCAACATCATGTCCTACGGCAGCCGCCTGTACGTGGCCACCGACGAAGGTCTCTGTCTGTTGCGCGGCATGACCTGGTACCACATCAGAGGCGAGGATGGTCTCTGTTACGAAGATACCACTTGCCTCGCGCAAGGATTCGCTCGCGAGCTGTGGATCGGGACCATGCGCGGGGCGATTCGCAACGCCGGCGGCGAATATCAGTTTCTGGGATATCCCCGCTGGATTCCCCACGACAAGGTCAACGCCATCGCCTGCGGCGATAACGTGGCTTATCTGGCCACCGATGGCGGCCTCGGCATCATCGCCTACGAGCCTTATACCCTCGCCAAGAAGGCGGCATATTACGAGCGATGGCTCGACGAGTGGGGCCAGAAACGCCTCGGATTCATCCACAGCCTCTTTCTGCTCGACGGCGAGTGGCAGCGCGAGGTGAGCGACAACGACGTGGGTTACAGCAGCCACTATCTCCACGCCAAATGCTTCGAATATGCGGTCACGGGCAATTTGGAAGCGCGCGCCGAGGCCGTCGACATGATGAAGTCAATGAAGTGGAGTGAGGAGATTACGCCTATCGACGGGTTTCCGGCACGCTCGATCTATGCGGTCAACGAACCCTGCCTCAAGGCGCAGCACGGTTCGGGGGGCCTTCCCGCCGAGTGGCATGCAACCCCCGACGGCGTCTGGGAATGGAAGGGCGACACGTCAAGCGACGAAATTGACGCGCACGTCTACGCCACAACGGTTTTCCTCCATCTCATTGCGAATGACGAAGAGCGCCCCTGGGTCACAGAACACCTGCACCGCGTTATCGGCCATATCGTGGACAACGGCTTTTGCCTTCGCGACGTAGACGGACAACCTACGCGGTGGGCCCGCTGGGACCCCGAGTACCTGCAAACACCCTATGGTTATTACGCACGCGGATTGAACGGCATGGAGGCCTTCAATTACATGACCACCGCATACTACTTCACGCGCGACCCCAAATTCCTGGCGGCCAAAGAGCAGCTTATCGGATGGAACTATTTCGGAGACATTCTCCGGCAGAAGCTGACGTTCCCTGCGGGAGCGTTTACGCATTTCGACGATCGGTTGGCGTTCTACGCCTATTTCCCGTTGATCCAGCATGAAACGGAGCCGGAACTCAAGACGCTCTGGCTGCGGAGCCTCGAGCGAAGCTGGGAAGTGAAACGTATCGAGGCCGTGCCATGGTTCAACTTCATCTACGGCGCGCTGACCGGCAACGACTGCGAAACCCGCCGCGCCGTGGAGCATCTGCGCGCGTGGCCGCTGGATCTGCGCCGCCACTCGTACACCAATTCGCACCGCGACGATCTCTACCCCCCGAACGGCTGCCGTACGTACGCCGGGAGGCCCAAGCCGCTCACGCCCCGCGAAGGCGAACCCGACCGGTGGGACGGCGACTTCATGCGGCTGGACGGCACGCTCGAGGGCAAAGTCGTCGCCGATCCCGGCGGGTGGCTCGATGCCTACTGGATGGGCCGGTACTATGGCATGATCACCGCGCCCCGAACCGATGACACGAGTCTCACGACCGTTCCTGACCGGGGCCTGCACCTGGGCGCAAAACCGTATGCGGGTCCGCCCCGTCCCAAACTGCGCCACGAACAATAGGAAGACATTCTTGCCTGTCAACGCGTGGTCACAACGGCGATCTCGTACACGTTTACCCGCGGCACCGTGAACCGCGCCACGTCCCCCTCCTGGCTCACGGGGACCGCGATTTCCTCGCTGTGTTCCGGGCTCGCGATTGACACCGTATCCGCCTTCAGTCCGTCCGGCAACCGTAGCGCCACGGCGACGTTTTCCTTTGGCTCGCCGTCCCGGTAATTGACCAGATGCACAAGCCGCCGTCCCGGCTGTTCCGTCACTTCCGCGCACAGGCCGGAGGTGCTTGCCTCCGGCCCGCTTCCCGCGAGCGTTAGCACGGGCTTGCTATCGCACGCGCGCCGAATGCCTTCCAGGATGTCCCCATCGGCGGGAATGCGGACCACGGCCTCTTCCGGCAACCCCGCGAGGCCGGGAACGGCGCGGGGCCGCATCCACTCGTCGTGGTTAGCGGCGGGCCCCACGATGCACACTCGGCCTCCGCCCGCAACGTATTCCTCGATCTGCCGCAAGCGCGAATCCCCCATCGCCACGCACCCCGCCAGGACCAAAGCCTTGTAGCGCGCCAGCTCGCCGAGGTGTTCGTCGTAGATGATCTGAAAACACGCCGGCGCCTCGATGAGCGTTTGTTCGACCCGTTGGGTGAGTTGGGCGTGTTCCGGCGGCGCGAACATCTGCGACGGGAAGCTTCGCAGCACAGCCACATCGGCGACGACTTCGGCGCGGCGAAGCAAGTCTCGCCGCTGGTGGAAGAAACGGATAAACGGTTGAAGGTCCGGGTCAATGGGGTTGTTCATGCCCGGCCGTTCCACCGCCTTGCCGTACTCGAACCAGCACATGCATCCCAGGCAATCGCGGTTGAACGCCATCGTCTCGGCGGCCTCGATCGGCGACGTGGTGTAGTTGAACGCGATGTTGTCCATGCGGCGCGCGACCTTGAACGTGCGAATGCGCGTGAGCAGTTTTCCGTCACGATATCCGGGCCGCAGGCTTTCATCCCAGTATGCCTCGCCGCCTTGGAGCAGGCGGCCGTGGTCGACGGGCGCATGGATCGCCCCCCCCACCCCGCCGGGGTTGCATTCCACCAGCACGTCTTTCCGCAGGCTGCGCCCGTACTTGCTCATGTCGTAATACGAATCCGCCAGCGCTTTGCACGAATAGTCAAGCCACGCCCGGCGGAGCAGACTGTCCCCGTCCGCGTCTTCAGGAGGCATAACCTGGGCCGTATCGGTGATGCCCATCTCCTTGAGTTGCTCAGGTGTGAAGGTATCGTTCAGATAGACGCGAAACGCGGCAATCGAGTACGGGTCCCAGCCGGGCCCGACATGGTAGTTGTCGAAATGGAGCAGGTCGGTCTGGATTTGCTCGACCGCGAAGCGCACGATCTGGCGGTAGTAAGCCTGTGCGTCCGGATGGTTGCGGTTCCAGTAGTAACGGTACGTGGCCTTGCCGTAGGTGACGGGGCTTCCGTCCGGATTGAGCAGGACCCAGTCTTTTGCCTCCGGCTTCTCCTTGAAGAACAGTTCCCACATGAACGCCCCGCTGTACGTATAGACGCCTACGCGCATCCCCGCGTCGTGGCACAGCTTCGAAAACGCCACCGCGTC
This sequence is a window from Candidatus Hydrogenedentota bacterium. Protein-coding genes within it:
- a CDS encoding four helix bundle protein codes for the protein MEKGEKGEKGTQEAGKRNVAQSFEDLHVYQRARELANDVYAQTRKEGWRGDHDLREQIRRAAVSIMSNIAEGFERGAKNEFVQFLYIAKGSSGEIRAQLHVARDQNYIDEADYLRLLDRARRVSGMLSNFIGHLQQTSHQGEKYTRPRRQASTAQQKRIEALRAAQPSSPQPKKTGEDKTLPE